Genomic segment of Caldisericia bacterium:
AAACCCACAGATTATGGCATGGATGATGGATGAGTATTCAAAGATCAAAGGCTACAATGTACCAGGTGTCATTACAGGAAAACCAATAATTATAGGTGGTTCAAAGGGTAGAGGATTTGCTACATCTATGGGTACACGCTTTGTCATAGAAGAGGCAGTCAAAGTTCTTGGTATAGATTTAAAGGGTGCAACTGTTTCCATTCAGGGTTATGGAAATGCAGGTTACTGGGCTGCAAAACTTATGCATGATGGAGGGGCAAAGATAATTGCTGTTAGTGACTCTAAAGGTGGAATATATTCAGAAGATGGACTTGATCCTGACAAGGTTTTAGATTGGAAGAAGAAAAATAAGAGTGTAAGTGGATTCCCTGGAACAAAAGAGATAGGTTCTAAAGGACCTTTGACTGTAAAATGCGATATTCTTATCCCAGCGGCACTTGAAAACCAGATAACAGGTGAGAATGCAAATGAAGTTAAAGCAAAGATTGTAGCAGAGGCGGCAAATGGTCCTACAACACCTGAAGCAGATAAGATACTCACAAAGAATGGGGTACTTGTTATTCCAGATATTCTGGCAAATGCAGGTGGAGTTACAGTCTCATACTTTGAGTGGGTTCAGAATAACTACGGTTATTATTGGTCAGAAGAGGAAGTCCTTGAGAAACTTGAAAAGAAAATGAAGAGTGCATTCCAGAATGTTTATAATACCCATAA
This window contains:
- a CDS encoding Glu/Leu/Phe/Val dehydrogenase; translated protein: MEKELNPFKIVQEQIEEVCRVLKLSDEVIEYLKWPKRVLSVRIPVKMDDGSIKIFAGFRSQHNDALGPTKGGIRFHPNVTMDEVMALSTWMTLKCGVVDIPYGGAKGGVKCNPKEMSEGELERLSRGYIDAIWQFIGPERDIPAPDVYTNPQIMAWMMDEYSKIKGYNVPGVITGKPIIIGGSKGRGFATSMGTRFVIEEAVKVLGIDLKGATVSIQGYGNAGYWAAKLMHDGGAKIIAVSDSKGGIYSEDGLDPDKVLDWKKKNKSVSGFPGTKEIGSKGPLTVKCDILIPAALENQITGENANEVKAKIVAEAANGPTTPEADKILTKNGVLVIPDILANAGGVTVSYFEWVQNNYGYYWSEEEVLEKLEKKMKSAFQNVYNTHKEMNIGMRVAAGVVSIKRVVEAMKVRGWI